Proteins co-encoded in one Kutzneria chonburiensis genomic window:
- a CDS encoding ABC transporter ATP-binding protein: protein MTDHWIRRLLPFLKIQRRSMVLTFIAALAGAGLAAVTPLLERHIVDDVILTHRSALLPWLGALVAVGVLTFVASRIRRYRAAKVVLEVQYQIRNAVHEQLQRLDIGSHQAMPTGQLVSRISTDAGVMVRVLSYLPALSSNVLLIVVSLVVMIVLSPLLALISALVVPALVIIVYRMRRQVRPATWDSQQRGAEVTQTVTQTVSGIRVVKAFGQEDHELDRFVEASQKLYGARIRSVRLIAKYQPLLQAIPAIGQVLLLGLGGWLALHGNITVGTFLAFATYLSQVIGPAQMFAAMISATQRAGISARRIFDLLDSVPAVTDKQDASPLPPVSGDIAITDARFGYLSSEPVLDGFSLHVQPGETVALVGTSGSGKSTVAMLLARFHDVQAGSVKIDGHDVRDVTVDTLRSQVGMVFEESFLFSDTVRANIGYGRPDATDEEIEAAARAAEAHEFITALPEGYDTQVGERGLTLSGGQRQRIALARALLTDPRILVLDDATSAVDARIEEGIHATLRRVMVDRTTLLIAHRRSTLRLASRIVVVDKGRVVAQGSHEELMAASPLYRRLLAGTDEDIDVEVTTGVTEEAWQADGGKRKQLAIMETPSEMAAGLLLLPPARDRADIDTVGDDEPRFSFRRFVWRHRTALGLGLFLVLLDAVATAAGPYFSREGIDNGVLNGSAGALFLSAGIFLAVVLGDLAVSVAMTLVNGRTGERLLMALKVRVFKRLLRLPVSFYDREMVGQVMTRMTTDTDSFSSLLQNGLLQAAASVLTFTGVLVAMAVMNIELTGVAALVLIPFVLATTVFRRLSKSSYVQAREKISDVNAGLQETLAGVRESQAFGQQGRRHTEFKRLTRGYLDARMKSQRLISAYFPFLEFLSDLGAALVLGAGYFLIARNELTAGELIAFVLYLGLFFSPIQQLSGVFDDWQQARVSMTRINDLLAEPDLTPTAASPTHPGRLRGRIALQDVWFRYPGVDSDVLQGVDLVVEPGETVALIGETGAGKSTVVKMLARFYDPDKGSVTIDGLDLRSLDPSEFRRQLGYVPQEAFLFPGTIRDNIAYGRPSATDAEVEAAARAIGAHEFVAKLPGGYLHEIGERGGSLSAGQRQLLCLARAQIVNPVLLLLDEATANLDLATESVVSAAMSTLADGRTTILVAHRLQTARGADRIVVMDAGRVVAVGTHSQLLAESDHYARLWAAFAVTPASA from the coding sequence ATGACTGACCACTGGATCCGCCGGCTGCTGCCGTTCCTCAAGATCCAGCGCCGGAGCATGGTGCTGACCTTCATCGCCGCGCTGGCCGGGGCCGGGCTGGCCGCGGTCACGCCGCTGCTGGAGCGGCACATCGTCGACGACGTCATCCTCACGCACCGCTCGGCGCTGCTGCCGTGGCTGGGTGCGCTGGTCGCCGTCGGCGTGTTGACCTTCGTGGCGTCACGCATCAGGCGTTACCGGGCAGCCAAGGTGGTGCTGGAGGTCCAGTACCAGATCCGCAACGCGGTGCACGAACAGTTGCAGCGCCTGGACATCGGCAGCCACCAGGCGATGCCGACCGGCCAGCTGGTGTCGCGGATCTCCACCGACGCCGGTGTGATGGTCCGCGTGCTGTCGTACCTGCCGGCGTTGAGCAGCAACGTGTTGCTGATCGTGGTGTCGCTGGTGGTCATGATCGTGCTGTCGCCGCTGCTGGCGTTGATCAGCGCGCTGGTGGTGCCGGCACTGGTGATCATCGTCTACCGGATGCGACGGCAGGTGCGACCGGCCACCTGGGACAGTCAGCAGCGCGGGGCCGAGGTGACGCAGACGGTCACCCAGACCGTGTCCGGGATCCGCGTGGTCAAGGCGTTCGGCCAGGAGGACCACGAGCTGGACCGGTTCGTCGAGGCCAGCCAGAAGTTGTACGGGGCGCGCATCCGGTCGGTGCGGCTGATCGCCAAGTACCAGCCGCTGCTACAGGCGATCCCGGCCATCGGGCAGGTGCTGCTGCTGGGGCTGGGCGGCTGGCTGGCGTTGCACGGCAACATCACCGTCGGCACGTTCCTGGCCTTCGCCACGTATCTGTCGCAGGTGATCGGGCCGGCGCAGATGTTCGCGGCGATGATCAGCGCCACCCAGCGGGCCGGCATCTCGGCCCGGCGGATCTTCGACCTGCTGGACTCGGTGCCGGCCGTGACGGACAAGCAGGACGCCTCGCCGTTGCCGCCGGTCAGCGGTGACATCGCCATCACGGACGCGCGATTCGGCTACCTCAGCTCGGAACCGGTGCTCGACGGGTTCAGCCTGCACGTTCAGCCGGGTGAAACCGTTGCCCTGGTGGGGACTTCGGGTTCGGGGAAGTCCACTGTGGCCATGCTGCTGGCCCGGTTCCACGACGTGCAGGCCGGCAGCGTCAAGATCGACGGGCATGACGTCCGGGACGTAACGGTCGACACGTTACGTAGCCAGGTCGGCATGGTCTTCGAGGAGAGTTTCCTGTTCTCCGACACCGTTCGGGCCAATATCGGCTACGGCCGGCCGGACGCCACCGACGAGGAGATCGAGGCGGCGGCCCGGGCAGCCGAGGCACACGAGTTCATCACAGCCCTACCGGAGGGCTACGACACGCAGGTCGGCGAGCGCGGACTGACGCTGTCCGGCGGTCAGCGTCAGCGCATCGCGCTGGCGCGGGCGCTGCTGACCGATCCCCGGATCCTGGTGTTGGACGACGCGACCAGCGCGGTGGACGCCCGGATCGAGGAGGGCATTCACGCCACCCTGCGGCGCGTGATGGTCGACCGCACCACGCTGCTCATCGCCCACCGCCGCTCCACGTTGCGACTGGCCAGCCGGATCGTCGTGGTGGACAAGGGACGTGTTGTCGCACAAGGCAGTCACGAGGAACTGATGGCCGCCAGTCCGCTGTACCGGCGACTGTTGGCCGGCACCGACGAGGACATCGACGTCGAGGTGACCACGGGTGTGACCGAGGAGGCGTGGCAGGCCGACGGCGGCAAGCGCAAGCAGCTGGCGATCATGGAGACGCCGTCCGAGATGGCCGCCGGCCTGCTCTTGCTGCCGCCGGCCCGCGATCGCGCCGACATCGACACCGTCGGCGACGACGAGCCCCGATTCTCGTTCCGCCGCTTCGTCTGGCGGCACCGCACGGCGTTGGGCCTCGGCCTGTTCCTGGTGCTGCTGGACGCCGTCGCCACGGCCGCCGGGCCGTACTTCTCCCGTGAGGGCATCGACAACGGCGTGCTCAACGGCTCGGCCGGCGCGTTGTTCTTGTCGGCCGGCATTTTCCTCGCCGTTGTCCTCGGCGACCTGGCCGTGTCGGTGGCGATGACGCTGGTCAACGGCCGTACCGGCGAGCGTTTGCTGATGGCGCTGAAGGTCCGTGTGTTCAAGCGGCTGCTGCGGCTGCCGGTCTCGTTCTACGACCGGGAGATGGTCGGGCAGGTCATGACCCGCATGACCACCGACACCGATTCGTTCTCCTCGTTGCTACAGAACGGTTTGCTCCAGGCCGCGGCCAGCGTGCTGACGTTCACCGGGGTGCTGGTGGCGATGGCCGTGATGAACATCGAGCTGACCGGCGTGGCCGCGCTGGTGCTGATTCCGTTCGTGTTGGCCACCACCGTGTTCCGGCGGCTGTCCAAGAGCAGTTACGTGCAGGCGCGGGAGAAGATCTCCGACGTCAACGCCGGATTGCAGGAAACCTTGGCCGGCGTGCGGGAATCGCAGGCATTCGGGCAGCAGGGGCGGCGGCACACCGAGTTCAAGCGGCTCACCCGGGGCTATCTGGACGCCCGGATGAAGTCGCAGCGGCTGATCTCGGCGTACTTCCCGTTCCTGGAGTTCCTGTCCGACCTCGGCGCGGCGCTGGTGCTCGGTGCGGGGTACTTCCTCATTGCCCGCAACGAGTTGACCGCCGGCGAGCTGATCGCGTTCGTGCTCTACCTCGGGTTGTTCTTCTCCCCCATCCAGCAGCTGTCCGGCGTGTTCGACGACTGGCAGCAGGCGCGGGTGTCGATGACCCGGATCAACGACCTGTTGGCCGAGCCCGACCTCACGCCGACCGCCGCTTCGCCGACACATCCCGGCCGGTTGCGCGGGCGGATCGCGTTGCAGGACGTGTGGTTCCGCTATCCGGGCGTGGACAGCGACGTGCTGCAAGGCGTGGATCTCGTTGTGGAGCCGGGGGAAACCGTCGCGTTGATCGGCGAGACCGGTGCCGGAAAGTCCACTGTGGTCAAGATGTTGGCCCGGTTCTACGACCCCGACAAGGGATCCGTCACCATCGACGGCCTGGACCTGCGTTCCCTCGATCCGTCGGAGTTCCGGCGGCAGCTGGGCTACGTGCCGCAGGAGGCGTTCCTGTTCCCCGGCACCATCCGGGACAACATCGCCTACGGTCGACCTTCGGCCACCGACGCCGAAGTCGAGGCCGCCGCCCGGGCCATCGGCGCGCACGAGTTCGTGGCCAAGCTGCCCGGCGGCTACCTGCACGAGATTGGCGAGCGGGGCGGCTCTTTGTCCGCCGGGCAGCGACAGTTGCTCTGCCTGGCCCGGGCCCAGATCGTCAATCCCGTGTTGCTGCTGCTGGACGAGGCCACCGCCAACCTCGACCTGGCCACGGAATCCGTTGTCTCGGCCGCCATGTCCACGTTGGCCGACGGCCGCACCACGATCCTGGTCGCGCACCGCTTGCAGACCGCTCGCGGCGCCGACCGGATCGTGGTGATGGACGCCGGGCGCGTGGTCGCCGTCGGCACGCACTCACAGTTGCTCGCCGAGAGCGACCACTACGCCCGGTTGTGGGCGGCCTTCGCAGTCACACCAGCTTCGGCGTGA
- a CDS encoding MarR family winged helix-turn-helix transcriptional regulator → MPRDENVRRIRSAVVRLSRRLRAERPADALAPTKISVLAQLWRNGEMCAGDLADLERIQPQSLTRTLASLAADGLIARRPDPLDRRQAVIGITEQGLAALSEDMQARELWLAKAMDIRLSPAERQLLADAAELMDRLADD, encoded by the coding sequence GTGCCTCGTGACGAGAACGTGCGCCGGATCCGGTCGGCGGTGGTCCGGCTGTCCCGCCGGCTGCGCGCCGAGCGGCCGGCCGACGCGCTGGCCCCAACCAAGATCAGTGTACTTGCCCAGCTCTGGCGCAACGGCGAGATGTGCGCAGGCGACCTGGCCGACCTGGAGCGGATCCAGCCGCAGTCGCTGACCAGGACGCTGGCGTCGCTGGCGGCCGACGGCCTGATCGCGCGCCGGCCGGACCCGCTGGACCGCCGGCAGGCGGTCATCGGCATCACCGAGCAGGGCCTGGCCGCATTGTCCGAGGACATGCAGGCCCGTGAGCTCTGGCTGGCCAAGGCGATGGACATCCGGCTGTCGCCGGCCGAACGTCAGCTGCTGGCCGACGCGGCCGAGCTGATGGATCGGCTGGCCGATGACTGA
- a CDS encoding class I SAM-dependent methyltransferase: protein MPMNFMHRRICSSQDWAKNVRERSLPWSLTGVELGANLLEIGPGYGATTRVLVDLAPNVTAVEVDGRSAQDLQREFDGKATILHGDGSRMSLPDQEFSSVVCFTMLHHVPTRPMQDGIFAEAFRVLQPGGVFAGSDSRLSLRFRLLHIGDTMNIVDPDELPERLRHAGFEDVEVTLREGAFRFQARKPSIP, encoded by the coding sequence ATGCCGATGAACTTCATGCACCGAAGGATCTGCTCTTCCCAGGACTGGGCCAAGAACGTGCGTGAGCGCAGCCTGCCGTGGTCGCTGACCGGCGTGGAGCTGGGCGCGAACCTGCTGGAGATCGGGCCGGGCTACGGGGCCACGACCCGAGTGCTGGTCGATCTGGCGCCGAACGTGACGGCGGTGGAGGTGGACGGTCGATCGGCCCAGGATCTGCAACGGGAATTCGACGGCAAGGCCACGATCCTGCACGGCGACGGCAGCCGGATGTCGTTGCCGGACCAGGAGTTCAGCTCGGTCGTCTGCTTCACGATGCTGCATCACGTGCCGACCAGGCCGATGCAGGACGGGATCTTCGCCGAGGCGTTCCGCGTGTTGCAGCCGGGCGGGGTGTTCGCCGGCAGCGACAGCCGGTTGAGCCTGCGGTTCCGGCTGCTGCACATCGGTGACACGATGAACATCGTCGACCCGGACGAGCTGCCGGAGCGGCTGCGGCATGCCGGCTTCGAGGACGTGGAAGTCACGCTCCGGGAGGGGGCCTTCCGGTTCCAGGCCAGAAAGCCGTCGATACCGTAA
- a CDS encoding AraC family transcriptional regulator — protein sequence MPKGEWFDWHLHPQHQFAWAAEGMLTVQIGDAAYVLPPSRALWIPAGILHRTGAASTSSMHSIYFGGRQWVEPTVVAVGPLLAELIQYLADLTLPSAPRRRAEAVLRDLLVPVPVSTIHVPTVSKRLSLIAQALTDDPADDRDLAAWGRLVGASSRTLARAFVAETGMTFGAWRTQVRLLASLPLLAAGMPVATVARRVGYATPSAFVAAFRRVTDTTPGAYFS from the coding sequence ATGCCCAAGGGGGAATGGTTCGACTGGCACCTGCATCCCCAGCATCAGTTCGCGTGGGCCGCCGAGGGCATGCTCACCGTGCAGATCGGCGACGCCGCCTATGTGCTGCCGCCGTCCCGCGCCCTATGGATCCCGGCTGGCATCCTGCACCGCACCGGCGCCGCCAGCACGTCGTCCATGCACAGCATCTACTTCGGCGGGCGGCAGTGGGTCGAGCCGACCGTGGTCGCCGTCGGACCGCTGCTGGCCGAGCTCATTCAGTACCTCGCCGACCTCACGTTGCCCAGCGCTCCCCGCCGCCGCGCCGAAGCCGTGCTGCGGGATCTGCTCGTGCCGGTGCCGGTCTCCACCATCCATGTCCCGACGGTGTCGAAACGCCTGTCGTTGATCGCCCAGGCCTTGACCGACGACCCCGCCGACGACCGCGACCTGGCCGCCTGGGGCCGTCTCGTCGGCGCCTCTTCTCGTACGCTGGCAAGGGCTTTCGTCGCCGAGACCGGCATGACGTTCGGCGCCTGGCGCACCCAGGTCCGCCTGCTCGCGTCACTGCCGCTGCTCGCCGCCGGCATGCCCGTCGCCACCGTCGCCCGCCGCGTCGGCTACGCCACCCCGAGCGCCTTCGTCGCCGCCTTCCGCCGCGTCACCGACACGACACCGGGCGCCTACTTCAGCTGA
- a CDS encoding NAD-dependent epimerase/dehydratase family protein — protein MKIVVIGGSGHIGTFLVPRLVRAGHEVVNLSRGTRSAYVEAAEWQQVRQIAADRSQDGFDDRVAELRPEVVVDLICFTLESAAGLVERLRGEVGHLLHCGSIWRYGPSHKAPIFEDAGTPPIGEYGINKAAIARMLKAETDLVTTSLHPGHIVGPGWHPIGPLGNLDPAVWQALSAGEPLRVPGIGAEHLNHVHADDVAQAFELAIANRDAAAGEDFNVVAATALNLRGYAEIAAGWFGQTANLESVSWEDFRASTSAEHADASWAHLMRSQVCSIDKAVRLLGYAPRYEPEAAVLESVRWLIKHGELDAQLK, from the coding sequence GTGAAGATCGTGGTCATTGGTGGCAGCGGGCACATCGGCACCTTCCTCGTGCCGCGGCTGGTGCGCGCCGGGCACGAGGTCGTGAACCTGAGCCGCGGCACGCGGTCGGCGTATGTCGAGGCAGCAGAATGGCAGCAGGTGCGGCAGATCGCCGCCGATCGGTCGCAGGACGGCTTCGACGACCGGGTGGCCGAGCTGCGGCCCGAGGTGGTCGTCGACCTGATCTGCTTCACGCTGGAATCGGCGGCCGGGCTGGTCGAGCGGCTGCGTGGCGAGGTCGGGCATCTCCTGCACTGCGGTTCGATCTGGCGCTACGGCCCAAGCCACAAGGCCCCGATCTTCGAAGACGCCGGCACGCCGCCGATCGGCGAGTACGGCATCAACAAGGCCGCCATCGCCCGCATGCTGAAGGCCGAGACCGATCTCGTCACCACGTCGCTGCACCCCGGGCACATCGTCGGTCCCGGCTGGCATCCGATCGGCCCGCTCGGCAACTTGGACCCGGCGGTCTGGCAAGCGCTTTCAGCCGGAGAACCGTTGCGGGTGCCGGGAATCGGGGCCGAGCACCTGAACCACGTGCACGCCGACGACGTTGCCCAGGCCTTCGAGCTGGCCATCGCCAACCGTGACGCCGCGGCCGGCGAGGACTTCAACGTGGTGGCCGCGACGGCGTTGAACCTCCGCGGCTATGCCGAGATCGCCGCCGGCTGGTTCGGCCAGACCGCGAACCTGGAATCCGTGTCGTGGGAGGACTTCCGCGCGTCGACCTCGGCTGAGCACGCCGACGCCAGCTGGGCGCACCTGATGCGTAGCCAGGTCTGCTCGATCGACAAGGCCGTGCGGCTGCTGGGTTATGCGCCTCGGTACGAGCCTGAGGCGGCCGTGTTGGAATCCGTACGCTGGCTCATCAAGCACGGCGAACTGGACGCTCAGCTGAAGTAG
- a CDS encoding DUF885 domain-containing protein: MSDVDALSDRYVGEFAAADPCAAAMMGIAGHDGELTDYGPEGFSARHELAERTLAELNTTPVHTDAQRRAAAVLRDRLEIDLARFAAGYVDADLNTITSPPQLLRQAIEVLDQGERTVVADMRSRLAGIPQALSGLRASLERGRQQGRVSAVRQVVNCARQSKEFADYLGTLPSTYRAETERAGVALVEFASYLADDLAPNAPRRDAVGRERYALEARNHLGSKVDLLETYEWGWQELARLEAEMRTVGAEILPGEPLPAVLAALDADPAHRVRGAEQFRGRIQELADKAIADLDGTHFDIPEPLRRLDCRVPATNTGVYYLAPAEDLSRPGTVWYSMTSDEPATWSVPSVMFHEGAPGHHLQLGLNVLNTRTLNRFQRLSAELHPGHGEGWGLYAEKLMDELGYYELPAYRMGMFAGGQQLRAARVVVDIGLHLELPIPAGVGFHDGAVWTPELAVEFVAARSGAMGGIEFARFEVDRYLGLPGQAIAYKVGERAWLAARADARARQGSRFDLRTFHSTALDLGPMGLDLLTSELAGLLT; this comes from the coding sequence GTGAGCGACGTCGATGCGCTGTCCGACCGGTACGTGGGCGAGTTCGCCGCGGCCGACCCCTGTGCCGCGGCCATGATGGGCATTGCCGGCCATGACGGCGAGCTGACCGACTACGGCCCGGAGGGTTTCTCGGCCCGGCACGAGCTGGCCGAGCGGACTCTCGCCGAGTTGAACACCACGCCCGTCCACACCGACGCGCAGCGGCGGGCCGCGGCGGTGCTGCGGGACCGGCTGGAGATCGATCTGGCCCGGTTCGCCGCCGGCTACGTGGACGCCGACCTGAACACCATCACCAGCCCGCCGCAGCTGCTGCGGCAGGCGATCGAGGTGCTGGACCAGGGCGAACGCACCGTGGTCGCGGACATGCGGTCGCGGTTGGCGGGCATCCCGCAAGCGCTTTCCGGGCTGCGGGCGTCCTTGGAGCGAGGCCGGCAGCAGGGGCGTGTGTCGGCGGTGCGCCAGGTCGTCAACTGTGCCCGGCAGAGCAAGGAATTCGCCGACTATCTCGGCACGCTGCCCTCGACGTACCGGGCCGAGACCGAGCGGGCCGGCGTGGCGCTGGTCGAGTTCGCGTCCTACCTGGCCGATGATTTGGCCCCGAACGCTCCTCGGCGCGACGCCGTCGGGCGTGAGCGCTATGCCCTGGAGGCGCGCAACCACCTCGGCAGCAAGGTCGATCTGCTGGAGACGTACGAATGGGGCTGGCAGGAGCTGGCCCGGCTCGAGGCGGAGATGCGCACCGTCGGCGCGGAGATCCTGCCCGGCGAGCCGCTGCCGGCCGTGCTGGCCGCCCTGGACGCCGATCCGGCGCACCGGGTGCGCGGGGCCGAGCAGTTCCGGGGGCGGATCCAGGAGCTGGCCGACAAGGCCATCGCCGACCTGGACGGCACCCACTTCGACATTCCGGAACCGTTGCGGCGGCTGGACTGCCGCGTGCCGGCGACCAACACCGGCGTCTACTACCTGGCCCCGGCCGAGGACCTCAGCCGGCCCGGGACCGTGTGGTACTCCATGACGTCCGACGAGCCGGCCACCTGGTCGGTGCCGTCCGTGATGTTCCACGAGGGCGCGCCCGGGCACCACCTCCAGCTGGGGCTCAACGTGCTCAACACCCGTACCCTCAACCGGTTCCAGCGGCTGAGCGCCGAGCTGCACCCCGGGCACGGCGAGGGCTGGGGCCTCTACGCCGAGAAGCTCATGGACGAGCTCGGCTACTACGAGCTGCCGGCGTACCGGATGGGCATGTTCGCCGGTGGGCAACAACTTCGGGCCGCCCGGGTCGTCGTCGACATCGGACTGCATCTCGAACTGCCGATCCCGGCCGGGGTGGGTTTCCACGACGGTGCCGTGTGGACGCCGGAGCTTGCCGTCGAGTTCGTCGCCGCCCGGTCCGGCGCCATGGGCGGCATCGAGTTCGCCCGCTTCGAGGTCGACCGCTACCTGGGCCTGCCCGGTCAGGCCATCGCGTACAAGGTCGGCGAGCGGGCCTGGCTCGCCGCCCGGGCCGACGCCCGTGCCCGTCAGGGATCCCGTTTCGACCTGCGGACGTTCCACAGCACCGCGTTGGACCTCGGGCCGATGGGCCTCGACCTGTTGACTTCCGAGCTGGCGGGGTTGCTGACGTGA
- a CDS encoding S1C family serine protease encodes MTETPRTPEPATAVFTDDTPTPPTGFPNPLFVPPQPQPPRKSRKGTAILVGAAVMAAVVGGGTGAWITSSAAAPSTVVSTAGGTTSGTPAANNTATGSISSVAAAGLPVVVQIANQNDIGSGVVISSDGLILTNNHVVSSGGSFTVTFNDGSKHPATVVGTDPSTDLAVLKVQGVSGLKAATFADSSQVKVGDQVVAIGSPEGLQGTVTSGVVSALNRNISAGEGNQSPYAQSGASQTNYKGVIQTDAPINPGNSGGPLFNMQGQVIGINSAIYSPNKGSVGIGFAIPGNTAKSVAQQLVAGTISHERGVEHLCSLR; translated from the coding sequence ATGACCGAGACGCCCCGCACCCCTGAGCCCGCCACCGCCGTCTTCACCGACGACACGCCGACGCCGCCGACCGGCTTCCCGAACCCGCTGTTCGTGCCGCCCCAACCACAGCCGCCACGCAAGTCCCGCAAGGGAACGGCGATCCTGGTCGGCGCGGCGGTGATGGCGGCGGTGGTCGGCGGCGGCACCGGCGCGTGGATCACCAGCTCCGCCGCGGCACCGTCCACTGTGGTCAGTACGGCCGGCGGCACCACCTCCGGCACGCCGGCGGCCAACAACACCGCGACCGGCTCGATCAGCTCGGTGGCCGCGGCCGGACTGCCGGTGGTGGTGCAGATCGCCAACCAGAACGACATCGGCTCCGGCGTGGTGATCAGCTCCGACGGGCTGATCCTGACCAACAACCACGTGGTGTCCAGCGGCGGCTCGTTCACCGTCACGTTCAACGACGGCAGCAAGCACCCGGCGACCGTGGTCGGCACCGACCCGTCGACCGACCTGGCGGTGCTCAAGGTGCAGGGCGTCAGCGGGCTGAAGGCGGCCACGTTCGCGGACTCCTCGCAGGTCAAGGTGGGTGACCAGGTGGTGGCCATCGGCTCGCCCGAGGGCCTTCAGGGCACCGTCACGTCCGGTGTGGTCAGCGCGCTCAACCGGAACATCAGCGCCGGCGAGGGCAACCAGAGCCCGTACGCGCAGTCCGGCGCGTCGCAGACCAACTACAAGGGCGTGATCCAGACCGACGCGCCGATCAACCCGGGCAACTCCGGCGGCCCCTTGTTCAACATGCAGGGCCAGGTCATCGGCATCAACTCGGCCATCTACTCGCCCAACAAGGGCAGCGTCGGCATCGGCTTCGCCATTCCCGGCAACACGGCCAAATCCGTGGCCCAGCAACTCGTCGCCGGCACCATTAGCCACGAGCGCGGCGTCGAGCACCTATGCTCGCTCCGGTGA
- a CDS encoding Gfo/Idh/MocA family protein, whose translation MSTNKVRIGVLGAARIAPTALIAPARDNAEAEVVAVAARDRGRAAEYAAKHGIATVHGSYEELLADPGIDAVYNPLPNALHAQWTLAALDAGKHVLCEKPFTSNAVEAQTVADAADKSGLVVMEAFHYRYHPLAARLAEIIESGEIGTLKHVQAALCFPLPKFSDIRYNRELGGGAMMDAGCYALHMTRLLGGGEPTVVSAQAKLHKPDVDRAMKATLVFPGAHTGSLVASLWSSDILKITASAQGDKGRIDVFNFVQPQAYHRLTVRTATGKRVERLSRRPSYSYQLDAFCDAVLRGRPVLTPPSDSVRNMTVIDEIYRKAGLSPR comes from the coding sequence ATGAGCACGAACAAAGTCCGCATCGGGGTGCTCGGCGCGGCGCGTATCGCGCCGACCGCCCTGATCGCGCCGGCCCGGGACAACGCCGAGGCCGAGGTGGTCGCGGTGGCGGCGCGGGACCGTGGCCGCGCCGCCGAGTACGCGGCCAAGCACGGCATCGCCACCGTGCACGGCAGCTACGAGGAGCTGCTGGCCGACCCCGGCATCGACGCCGTCTACAACCCGCTGCCCAACGCCCTGCACGCGCAGTGGACGCTGGCGGCGCTCGATGCCGGCAAGCACGTGCTGTGCGAGAAGCCGTTCACCAGCAACGCCGTCGAGGCCCAGACCGTGGCCGACGCCGCCGACAAGAGCGGTCTGGTGGTGATGGAGGCGTTCCACTACCGCTACCACCCGCTGGCCGCGCGCCTCGCCGAGATCATCGAGTCCGGCGAGATCGGCACGCTCAAGCATGTGCAGGCCGCGCTGTGCTTCCCGCTGCCCAAGTTCTCCGACATCCGCTACAACCGCGAGCTCGGCGGCGGCGCGATGATGGACGCCGGCTGCTACGCGCTGCACATGACCCGGCTGCTCGGCGGCGGTGAGCCGACGGTCGTCTCCGCTCAGGCCAAGCTGCACAAGCCGGACGTGGACCGCGCCATGAAAGCCACATTGGTGTTCCCAGGCGCACATACCGGCTCATTGGTGGCGTCGCTGTGGTCGTCCGACATCCTCAAGATCACCGCCTCGGCGCAGGGCGACAAGGGCCGCATCGACGTCTTCAACTTCGTCCAGCCGCAGGCCTATCACCGGCTGACCGTGCGCACGGCCACCGGCAAGCGCGTGGAGCGGCTGTCCAGGCGGCCGTCCTACAGCTATCAGCTGGACGCCTTCTGCGACGCGGTGCTGCGCGGCCGGCCGGTGCTCACGCCACCGTCCGATTCGGTCCGGAACATGACCGTGATCGACGAGATCTATCGCAAGGCCGGCCTATCCCCCAGATAA
- a CDS encoding phosphatase PAP2 family protein codes for MRLLSVVGCVFGLVLAYVVFVVSPSGRALEDATLPAPSNGGPIAAISPQLIGVGIILVLAIGASQRRWRQTGAAAVLMAGAIASAQLLKVSLLYRPGPIANSFPGGHVTACAAIVLALLLVLPLDLRPFALILGAVLTAYVAATTTELGWHRLSDTIGALSLCGAFAVAVSDVEPVWWATLMAAAAPATAVVAGYVVAALTTRTDLVIVATGAITAGVVAAVALPLCAQPRATANAEVSAGYDGEPTRPYPV; via the coding sequence ATGAGGCTGCTGTCCGTGGTGGGGTGCGTGTTCGGGTTGGTGCTCGCCTACGTGGTTTTCGTGGTGTCCCCGAGCGGACGCGCGCTGGAGGACGCCACGCTGCCGGCCCCGAGCAACGGCGGCCCGATCGCGGCGATCAGCCCGCAGCTGATCGGCGTGGGCATCATTCTCGTGCTGGCGATCGGGGCCTCGCAGCGCCGCTGGCGGCAGACCGGTGCCGCGGCCGTGCTGATGGCCGGCGCGATCGCGTCCGCGCAGCTGCTGAAGGTGTCGCTGCTGTACCGCCCGGGCCCCATCGCCAACAGCTTCCCCGGCGGCCACGTCACGGCCTGTGCCGCGATCGTGCTGGCCCTGCTCCTGGTGCTGCCGCTGGACCTGCGGCCGTTCGCCCTGATCCTCGGCGCGGTGCTGACGGCCTATGTCGCTGCCACGACCACGGAGCTGGGCTGGCACCGGCTCAGTGACACGATCGGGGCGTTGTCGCTGTGCGGGGCCTTCGCGGTGGCCGTCTCGGACGTCGAACCGGTGTGGTGGGCGACCCTGATGGCCGCCGCCGCGCCGGCCACCGCCGTCGTCGCCGGATATGTGGTAGCCGCCCTGACCACCCGCACCGACCTGGTGATCGTCGCCACGGGAGCGATCACCGCCGGCGTGGTCGCGGCCGTCGCGCTGCCGCTGTGTGCCCAGCCGAGGGCTACGGCGAACGCCGAGGTGTCCGCTGGATACGATGGGGAGCCGACAAGGCCGTATCCAGTGTGA